One part of the Aspergillus luchuensis IFO 4308 DNA, chromosome 5, nearly complete sequence genome encodes these proteins:
- a CDS encoding putative EF-hand calcium-binding domain protein (COG:S;~EggNog:ENOG410PNU4;~InterPro:IPR005645,IPR029058;~PFAM:PF03959;~antiSMASH:Cluster_5.10) has translation MPRILCLHGKGTSGAIFKSQTSALRARLSDLQIDFEFVDGFYSSDPAPGIDLFYPPPYYSFWEQDNIEAVFHSRDWLVNYLRTNGPYDALMMFSQGCAVGSSTALLHLLEEPNQPLPFKAAIFICAGVPLRVLEKVGYKIAPEVWDKDIVTRKALAAQADSSAILSQGSMRWQGEKGISASEADIRKEIAPSNVQIDIPTVHIYGDKDPRWSAGIQLSQACNATKRRMYNHGGGHEVPRTNEVTTGMAELVRWALREAAVIDE, from the exons ATGCCCCGGATACTCTGCCTCCACGGCAAAGGCACCAGTGGTGCAATCTTCAAGTCTCAAACGT CTGCGCTGCGCGCTCGATTATCTGACCTTCAAATCGACTTTGAATTTGTCGATGGGTTTTACTCCTCCGATCCGGCTCCAGGGATCGACCTCTTCTACCCACCCCCTTACTACTCCTTCTGGGAGCAAGACAATATCGAAGCCGTCTTCCACAGTCGCGACTGGCTCGTGAACTACCTAAGAACCAATGGCCCGTACGATGCCCTCATGATGTTTTCGCAGGGATGCGCTGTCGGATCATCCACCGCCCTTCTTCATTTGCTCGAAGAGCCAAATCAGCCCTTGCCCTTCAAAGCTGCCATCTTTATCTGTGCGGGAGTGCCACTACGCGTGTTGGAAAAGGTGGGGTATAAGATTGCCCCCGAGGTCTGGGACAAGGACATTGTGACTCGGAAGGCACTGGCAGCGCAGGCGGACTCCTCGGCGATCTTGTCGCAGGGCTCGATGCGTTGGcagggggagaaggggattaGTGCGTCTGAAGCGGATATCCGGAAGGAAATTGCGCCTTCAAATGTCCAGATCGACATCCCGACGGTGCATATATACGGTGATAAGGACCCGCGATGGTCAGCTGGCATTCAGTTATCCCAAGCGTGTAATGCAACCAAGAGGAGAATGTATAATCATGGCGGAGGACACGAAGTCCCTCGTACGAACGAGGTGACTACCGGTATGGCCGAGCTGGTGAGATGGGCACTGCGTGAGGCCGCGGTGATTGATGAGTAA